ACATGCCGCGAGTAGTGCGCGGGATGGCAGCGATGGGAAGAATGCCGACATGTCCCAGCGAAAGCGGCTACGAGAGTTTCGCGCTGCCGTGTTCACAGCGGATGGAGAGGCGCTGGTGTCGCTCCTCCGCGCGGGTCCGTGGCCAAGTCACGCGCTCCAGTTGATCGGTGATGGGCTGCTCGCGGCGTTAGGTCAGAACATCGAGGCAGCGCGCGAGCTGGCTGAGCGGTGCGTGACCGATCTGCGCGAGAGGGACTGGGAGGGCGACGAGGATCTGGTTGCTGCGTTGTTGGCAAGACTGGGCGCTGGGCCGGCCCCGTTGTTGAGGAGCTTGCCGGTCGATCTCGACCAACTCGTCGATGTGCTCGAGGGTGACGCGGTCGCGGGCGGCGGCCGCATCGATCTTCACACCGGTGAGGTGTGGCCCGAGGCGGTGTTTGAGTACGGGATCGAGAGCGAGGAGGAGGGGAAGGATAAGGATCTCGACGACGGCGAACGCTGGCTGTGGGTCGTCAGCGAGGGCTCGCGCGCCGGGTACCGCGACATGGAACTGTTCGTCGCCGGGGTCGCCGAACCAGACCTCGTCGACCGCTTGGCGCGGACGTTGGAGGGTCGGGGCGCGTTCCGCCGTTTCAGAGACGAGCTGACACGCTGGCCCGACCTTCAAGATCGCTGGTATGTGTACTCCGCGGAACGGCGGCGGGGACGCGCCCGAGCCTGGCTCGCCGCCGAAGGCTTCGCCCCGGCAGTGCCGGCCGCCGACAGCGCGCAGAAGACGACCTGATCGCGGCAGATCCGGACGCTGGAAGTGCGTAGGGTGAACCCGGCCATCCCGGCAGGTAAGAGGGAGAGACGGGTTCCACCCCAGGGTGGGAGAAGTGCTGGGAAGTAGACCCCGCCTCCCCGCCGACCATGGACTCATCGCGGCAGATGAGTGCGTTTCCTTATCTGCGACGTAGGGCGTGTCCGGGTCCCTCCGATCCCGTCGCCGTCACCTGCTCGCACACCGGTCACCCTGGCTAGGGTGCCAATGTGCGCCCAGTCCCGCTAATCGTGCATCCCGATCGCGAAGAACTGGGTGCCGCCGAGTTGTACGTCGACGTGTTGGTCGACGGGCGGCCGGTGCGCATGCTCCTCGACACCGGAGCGTCGAGCAGCCGCATCCCGGCCAACGACTTCACCCGGGCGTTCGCACGGGCGGGCGACGAGGGGAGCGGCGGCCGCGGGGCACTGGGCGAAGCCGCCGGAGCCGAGGTTCGCGTCGTAGCGCCATCCCTTGAGGTCGGTGGAGTCAGGGCCGAGTCTCTGGCTGTGGAACTTGCGGAGCCTAGGCCGGATTACCTCGCGGCGATCCTCGGCTTGGACGTCCTTCGCTACCACCGACTCAACCTCAGCATGTCGGACGCGGAGATTGCTCTCGATGCGGAGACTCCCGTCGAGGGCAAGCATCCTCTCGTGCAGTCCTCCGGCGGACACCCGCACGTCGACGTCGAGTTTGAGCACGGCGGGACCGCCCGTGCGATCTGGGATACGGGCGCAGCAGTGACTGTCGTCGATCAAGCATTCGTTCTCACCCATCCATACCTGTTCGAGTCGCACGGCACATCGAACGGCATCGACTCGATGGGCAACAGCCTTGAGGTGCCGATGGTGACAATGGCCGCGTCTGTGATCGGCAGCCGCACCTTCACCCCGAGTCTCGCCGCGGTTGTCGATATCGCGGGGATCCAACGGTTGGGCGAACCCGAGTTCGCCATGATTGTCGGATACCCGTTGATCTGCCAGGCAGACTGGGCGATGGACTTGGCGCGCGGCTGGTGGGGGTTCCTTCGCTAGAACCGAGAGTTCGGCCCCCGGCCATCGCGGCAGGTAAGAGGGAGAGACGGGTTCCGCCGGAGGGTGGAAGAAGTGCTGGGACGTAGACCCCGCCTCCCCGCCGATCATGGAATCATCGCGGCAGATCCGGATGTCTTGGCGGTCTACACTCAGGCAATGCGCCGCAGCGTCTACGTCGAGTACGCACCTCGCGCGGGCCACGGCGTCGAGGAACTGCAGGTCGGCCAGGTCGGAGTCGCCGTCGTGTGGGGCGAATATCATGTTGACGTCGTGTGGGCAGGTCTTGAGAACCAGATGGTGACGACGGGCATGGTCTTCGACGAACTAGACCTTCGTGAAATCGACGTC
The sequence above is drawn from the Nocardioides sp. zg-1228 genome and encodes:
- a CDS encoding aspartyl protease family protein gives rise to the protein MRPVPLIVHPDREELGAAELYVDVLVDGRPVRMLLDTGASSSRIPANDFTRAFARAGDEGSGGRGALGEAAGAEVRVVAPSLEVGGVRAESLAVELAEPRPDYLAAILGLDVLRYHRLNLSMSDAEIALDAETPVEGKHPLVQSSGGHPHVDVEFEHGGTARAIWDTGAAVTVVDQAFVLTHPYLFESHGTSNGIDSMGNSLEVPMVTMAASVIGSRTFTPSLAAVVDIAGIQRLGEPEFAMIVGYPLICQADWAMDLARGWWGFLR
- a CDS encoding UPF0158 family protein produces the protein MSQRKRLREFRAAVFTADGEALVSLLRAGPWPSHALQLIGDGLLAALGQNIEAARELAERCVTDLRERDWEGDEDLVAALLARLGAGPAPLLRSLPVDLDQLVDVLEGDAVAGGGRIDLHTGEVWPEAVFEYGIESEEEGKDKDLDDGERWLWVVSEGSRAGYRDMELFVAGVAEPDLVDRLARTLEGRGAFRRFRDELTRWPDLQDRWYVYSAERRRGRARAWLAAEGFAPAVPAADSAQKTT